The genomic DNA CCACAATCGGGCACTCTGAGAACTCACCCTTCTGCATATAAAGCATCTCCGAAGGGTTTAACAGGCTCAGAGTAGAAGAACAAAAGGCTTGAACCTTTTGTTAACAGCCCCCCATTCCGTCTTTGCGAGCTGTTTTTTAGCGTGGCAATCTCGCCGAAGGCGGAAAAGGAAATGGGGGGTAAACAATAGTGTATAGGATAAAAACGAGGATTGCCGCAGTCACACAAAGCGTTCCTTCGCAACGACAAAAAGCGTCGGTTAGCACCTCGTAATTCGTGAATAGACACATACTTTTTTACTGGAAGAAAAGACAAAAAAATGGGAAGGAACAATATTTAATATTAAGTTCAATACAAGGAGTTTAAAATTAAAACTAAAAGACAAAAACAGGCAGAAAACCTTTTAAAAAAAGATATAGATGAGATTATCAGGCGAGAAATCTCTGACCCTAAAATAGGATTTTTTACTATAACCTATGCTCGTATTTCAAGAGATTTTAAAAATGCTACCGTAGGTGTTAGTGTTATAGGTAGTAAAGAGGTTCAAGAAGAAACATTTGAAGCAATAAAACATGCTACCGGTTATATTCATCACAAACTTTCAAAAAGGTCTGTTATGAAATATACTCCAGAGTTAAAATTTGAATATGATGATATGCCAGATTTAAGAGTCGAAGAGATACTTAAAAACATAGAGATGGAAGAAAATGAAAAAAATTAAGTGTAAGATTGAAGAAACCATAAAAAAATCTTTTGAATTTCTATTTGAGGGAGAAAATTTTGAAGAAGAAATTTCAATTTTGTCTTCAAACAGACCCGAGTTTGGTGATTTTTATACAAACATTGTTTTGCAAGTTGCAAAAAAGAAGAAAATTTCTCCTCATAAGCTTGCAACTGATTTATGTAACAAAATAACAGAAATATCTTCTGACGATATAAAAAAAGTAGAAGTAAAAAATGGTTTTATAAACTTTTTTATTAAAGATACCGTCTATCTTGAATATATCAAAAACTTACATAAAACATCTAACACTCTTCTACAAGAAGGTTTTGAAGGCAATAAAAAGATTTTAATAGAGTTTGTAAGCGCTAACCCTACAGGTCCATTAACTATTGCTCACGGAAGACAGGCAGCCTTTGGAGAGGCGTTGGCAAGAATTCTTAAATTTGCCGGTTTTGAGGTTGTGAAAGAGTACTATTTGAACGATGCAGGCAAACAGATACAACTTTTAGGTCAATCCCTTAAGGCTCGTTATTATCAATTAAAAGGCGAGCCAATGGAAATTCCAGAAGAAGGGTATGAAGGTGAATATCTAATTGAAATGTCAAAACAGGTAGGAGATGTTAAAGAGGAAGATAAGGATTTTTGGGGTAGGTTTGCCTCAGAAAAAATATTGGATGGGATAAAAGAGGATTTGAAGGTTTTTGGGGTTGTTTTTGATAAATGGACGAGAGAAGCCTCTTTTATAGAGGATGGTTCTTTGAAAAAAACAATAGAAGAACTCAAAGAGAGGGGACTAATATATTTATCTGATTCTTCTTGGTGGTTCAAAAGTTCTTTATACGGTGATGAGAAAGATAGGGTAGTCATAAAAAGTGATGGAGATTTAACCTACCTTGCAACAGATATTTCATACCATAAAGATAAACTCAAAAGAGGGTTTGATTTGTTAATCAATATTATTGGCCCTGACCACCACGGCTATATTCCTCGCCTAAGGGCAGCGGTTGAAGTTTTTGGAGGAAACCCAAGTAGTTTTATACCTATAATTGTTCAATTATCAACTCTTTATAGAGGTAAAGAAAAACTCTCTATGTCAACAAGGAAAGGGCAGTTTGTTTCTTTACGTCAACTTATTGAAGAGGTAGGTCCTGATGCTTCAAAGTTTTTCTTTATATTTAGAAAAACAGATAGCCACCTTGATTTTGACCTTGAACTTGCAAAGAAAAAATCTCTTGAAAATCCGGTCTATTATTTACAGTATGCTTATGTTAGAATGAAACATATACTAAACTTTGCGCAAGAGAACAACATTGATATTGAAAGCATAGAGCCAGATTATTCTTTGCTCAAAGAACCTGAAGAAATTGTAATTGCCAAAAAAATCACATCTTTTCCAGATACTATAGAAGGGGTTGTTCGCACGTACGGGGTACATCTTTTGGCTGAATACCTACTTGAACTATCTAAATTAATTCACTCTTACTACCAGAAACATAGAGTAGTAGATGAAAGCCAAAAAGAGTTGACTATGGCAAGGGTTGTTTTAATAAAAGTTGTATACCAGGTCTTTTCACGTTCTCTATACCTTCTTAATATCTCTTTACCAGACAGTATGTAATCTTGTGTGTTGCCTTCTCAACGCCCAATTTTATCATCTATGAACTTGTTTCAGGATCTCTCACTCAACCCACGCTGGTAGCAGGAAAAACGAGATTCCGGATCAAGTCCGGAATGACATATAGGGGGCAACCCCATCCTTTCTCAGTACGTCTTTCGTTTTTTCCTAGTCTGCTAACTGCCCCTCCACCTACGCCAAGGTATACCAGCCGAAGCTTGTATTTTAGCGTAGGTTGGCTTTGGTGGACAAGCCTCATCCCGTTAACCTCTCTGCAAATCCCTAAGGGCTTGTCCAGGGTTCACTCAAGGGGAGAGGGCAAAAGCGAGAAGGTGTATGCACCGTAGTACCAGAGTGAGTAGACACCCCATACTTTTTTACCCCTTAAGTCTCTCTAAAAACACACTCCTTAGGTACATTCCTAAAATCTAAGTTACTAACAAACCTTTTTGTTTTCTTATCGTGATACCCGGAAACATCTTCTTTAATCCCAAGGTTTTGTCTCACACTAAACATAGATAACTCCCTTATATACTTGCCTACTATTGAAGAGAGGGCAGCAGGGAAAGAGTGTTTTTCAACATTCATAAAAAAACCTAACCTTATACTTGCATCCTCTTTACTTAAAATATATATTGATTCTTCCATTGTTTCTGTGATAATTTCAATGTCATAATCTTTCATAACATATTTTAGATAAGGGTAATAAAACTTTAACCCACCAATTTTGCCTGCAAAAACTTCAAGATTCTCCTTATTGTTTACTCTTCTTATTATATTGCAGAAAGAGATAAAATCGAGAAAAAGTTTTGTATTTTCTTTGGTAAAACTATTGATTTCTTTAGGACATACAAATATGGAGTTGATAGATTGGAGTTTTAGGTTATTCTTATCTGCCCAACTTGAAAAATCAGTACATCTCTTTTTACTTTTCTCTGTATCTGCCCATAAAAACTCTGTAGGAAGTTTGTTGGTACAAATGTTTATATCT from bacterium includes the following:
- the rbfA gene encoding 30S ribosome-binding factor RbfA, with product MRREISDPKIGFFTITYARISRDFKNATVGVSVIGSKEVQEETFEAIKHATGYIHHKLSKRSVMKYTPELKFEYDDMPDLRVEEILKNIEMEENEKN
- the argS gene encoding arginine--tRNA ligase → MKKIKCKIEETIKKSFEFLFEGENFEEEISILSSNRPEFGDFYTNIVLQVAKKKKISPHKLATDLCNKITEISSDDIKKVEVKNGFINFFIKDTVYLEYIKNLHKTSNTLLQEGFEGNKKILIEFVSANPTGPLTIAHGRQAAFGEALARILKFAGFEVVKEYYLNDAGKQIQLLGQSLKARYYQLKGEPMEIPEEGYEGEYLIEMSKQVGDVKEEDKDFWGRFASEKILDGIKEDLKVFGVVFDKWTREASFIEDGSLKKTIEELKERGLIYLSDSSWWFKSSLYGDEKDRVVIKSDGDLTYLATDISYHKDKLKRGFDLLINIIGPDHHGYIPRLRAAVEVFGGNPSSFIPIIVQLSTLYRGKEKLSMSTRKGQFVSLRQLIEEVGPDASKFFFIFRKTDSHLDFDLELAKKKSLENPVYYLQYAYVRMKHILNFAQENNIDIESIEPDYSLLKEPEEIVIAKKITSFPDTIEGVVRTYGVHLLAEYLLELSKLIHSYYQKHRVVDESQKELTMARVVLIKVVYQVFSRSLYLLNISLPDSM